The Altererythrobacter sp. ZODW24 genome window below encodes:
- the dapF gene encoding diaminopimelate epimerase, with protein sequence MRVPFTKMHGLGNDFIVLDARVDALPPMTRHSAATLADRKTGIGCDQLIILEPSSVADFKMRIFNADGGEVESCGNASRAVALKHGQPARVETDGGVIDVAPTDSGARVDMGQPRFEWQEIPLDYAMDTAAMPLAWGELTNPAAVNVGNPHVIFFVRDTDTVPLVDLGPQIETDAIFTEGVNVNVATIADRGQILLRVWERGVGLTRACGTGACATAVAAIRAGLVDSSVQVKLPGGELTIEWTPGSGIIMSGPAQESFSGTFEWDDFA encoded by the coding sequence ATGCGCGTCCCCTTCACCAAGATGCATGGCCTCGGCAATGACTTCATCGTGCTCGATGCGCGCGTCGATGCCTTGCCGCCTATGACACGCCACTCGGCTGCGACCTTGGCTGACCGCAAGACTGGCATTGGCTGCGACCAACTCATCATTCTGGAACCATCCAGCGTCGCCGACTTCAAGATGCGAATTTTCAATGCTGATGGCGGTGAAGTTGAATCTTGCGGTAATGCATCGCGAGCAGTCGCGCTAAAGCATGGACAACCTGCGCGCGTCGAAACCGATGGAGGCGTGATCGACGTTGCCCCGACCGATAGCGGCGCAAGGGTCGACATGGGCCAGCCGCGCTTTGAATGGCAGGAAATTCCGCTCGATTATGCGATGGATACCGCCGCCATGCCGCTTGCATGGGGCGAGCTGACGAACCCTGCTGCGGTCAACGTCGGTAACCCGCATGTGATCTTCTTCGTGCGTGACACGGATACCGTGCCGCTTGTCGATTTGGGCCCTCAGATCGAGACTGACGCCATTTTCACTGAAGGCGTGAATGTAAACGTCGCCACAATCGCCGACCGTGGCCAGATCCTTCTCCGAGTGTGGGAGCGCGGCGTCGGCCTGACCCGCGCTTGTGGAACCGGTGCCTGCGCGACAGCGGTCGCCGCAATCCGCGCCGGACTTGTCGATAGCTCGGTGCAGGTAAAACTACCCGGCGGAGAGCTGACAATCGAATGGACACCCGGCAGCGGGATCATCATGTCCGGACCGGCACAAGAAAGCTTCTCGGGCACCTTCGAGTGGGACGACTTCGCATGA
- a CDS encoding MiaB/RimO family radical SAM methylthiotransferase, producing the protein MSAEVVSLGCRLNISESERIREMLGAESEVVVINSCAVTSEAVRNTRQAIRRARRDRPDARLLVTGCAADIERDAIAAMPEVDGLIANTQKLDPRAWNVPAQPEPVPAQRTRAFVAVQNGCDHACTFCIIPQGRGPSRSLTIPQVLQEIERHMAQNVAEVVLTGVDVTSWGHDLDGTPPLGEMMQAILGEFPELGRLRMSSLDGIEIDPLLFELFAGEPRLMPHLHLSLQHGHDMILKRMKRRHSRADAVTLVQQLRTRRPELAIGADLIAGFPTEDDAMHAANLDIIAELGIVHGHIFPYSPRPGTPAERMPQVDRRIVKERAAQLRAEVARVRDDWLGSLIGTDLSVLTERDGSGYSQSYARVALPEGTPAGSVVTMRPNRIEKGLLL; encoded by the coding sequence ATGAGTGCAGAAGTGGTTTCGCTAGGTTGTCGATTAAACATCTCAGAAAGCGAACGCATCCGTGAAATGCTGGGCGCGGAGAGCGAAGTAGTTGTGATCAATAGCTGCGCCGTAACTTCCGAAGCAGTTCGCAACACGCGACAAGCCATTCGCCGTGCGCGGCGCGACAGGCCCGATGCCCGGCTATTGGTGACTGGCTGTGCTGCAGATATCGAGCGCGATGCAATTGCGGCGATGCCAGAAGTCGACGGGCTGATCGCCAACACGCAAAAGCTTGATCCGCGCGCTTGGAATGTCCCTGCTCAACCTGAACCCGTTCCGGCACAGCGGACCCGCGCATTCGTCGCGGTACAGAACGGCTGCGACCATGCCTGCACTTTCTGCATTATCCCGCAAGGTCGCGGCCCCAGCCGCTCGCTGACAATCCCACAGGTCTTGCAAGAGATCGAACGGCACATGGCGCAGAACGTGGCTGAAGTGGTGCTGACCGGGGTCGATGTCACTTCTTGGGGCCATGATTTGGATGGCACTCCGCCGCTGGGCGAAATGATGCAAGCGATCCTCGGTGAATTTCCTGAACTTGGCCGTTTGCGCATGTCGTCGCTCGACGGGATCGAGATCGATCCGCTGCTGTTCGAACTGTTCGCCGGTGAGCCTCGTCTGATGCCGCATTTGCATCTCTCGCTGCAGCACGGCCACGACATGATCCTGAAGCGCATGAAGCGTCGCCACAGCCGCGCCGATGCTGTGACGCTAGTCCAGCAACTTCGCACCCGCCGTCCGGAACTCGCCATCGGGGCTGATCTCATCGCAGGCTTCCCGACCGAAGATGACGCGATGCATGCCGCCAACCTCGATATCATTGCCGAACTTGGCATCGTACATGGCCACATCTTTCCTTACTCGCCCCGCCCTGGAACTCCCGCAGAGCGTATGCCGCAGGTCGACCGCCGCATCGTAAAGGAACGGGCAGCACAGCTCCGCGCCGAAGTCGCACGGGTTCGCGATGACTGGCTCGGCAGCCTCATCGGCACCGACCTATCTGTCCTGACCGAACGCGACGGCAGCGGTTATTCGCAGAGCTATGCGCGCGTGGCCTTGCCCGAAGGCACGCCAGCGGGCAGCGTCGTAACGATGCGCCCGAACCGAATTGAAAAAGGACTGCTCCTATGA
- a CDS encoding inner membrane-spanning protein YciB, with translation MADEQIKAEAKPKSGWVNLAVDYGPLLVFFLVYKFFAADEPDAASELFALIRGTLAFMVAAVIALAVSKMRLGKVSPMLWFSTVLIVGFGALTVFFGDPTFVQLKPTIIYVVFGVALLVGYALGKALLKYLLEAAFEGLNDLGWLKLSRNWGVFFLLLAGLNEALRYYLSFGDWLAAKLWVFIPVTFLFTFTQIPMLLKHGLSFEDADEAIKNPPID, from the coding sequence ATGGCTGACGAACAAATCAAAGCGGAAGCCAAGCCGAAATCCGGCTGGGTGAATTTGGCAGTCGATTACGGACCGCTGCTCGTCTTCTTTCTAGTTTACAAATTTTTCGCTGCTGACGAACCGGATGCTGCTTCTGAGTTGTTCGCGCTTATCCGCGGGACATTGGCCTTTATGGTCGCCGCTGTCATCGCACTCGCTGTCTCCAAAATGCGGCTGGGTAAAGTATCACCGATGCTGTGGTTCTCGACCGTACTCATCGTGGGGTTTGGCGCGTTGACGGTATTCTTTGGCGATCCGACGTTCGTGCAGTTGAAACCAACGATTATCTACGTTGTTTTTGGCGTCGCTCTGCTGGTTGGATACGCCCTTGGCAAAGCGCTGCTGAAATATCTGCTTGAGGCCGCATTCGAAGGTCTAAACGACTTGGGTTGGTTAAAGCTGAGCCGCAATTGGGGAGTGTTCTTCCTGCTTCTAGCGGGACTGAACGAGGCTCTGCGCTATTATCTCAGCTTTGGCGACTGGCTCGCGGCGAAACTATGGGTATTTATCCCCGTCACCTTCCTCTTCACCTTCACGCAGATACCTATGCTCCTGAAGCACGGACTGTCGTTCGAAGATGCGGATGAAGCAATAAAAAATCCGCCAATAGATTAG
- the ftsY gene encoding signal recognition particle-docking protein FtsY, whose amino-acid sequence MSETSWSDRLFGGFKKTSERLSDNLTGVVGTAKLDDATLDDVEDALILSDLGPSAAARIRAKLSEKRFGLAITEQELKEAVAEEIAEILRPVAKPLEVTAFPRPQVVLVIGVNGSGKTTTIAKLAHLFQEDDYGVMLAAGDTFRAAAIGQLKVWADRLGIPIISGAEGGDPASIVFDAVKEATDTGIDALIVDTAGRLQNKRELMDELAKIRRVLGKLNEESPHDVVLVLDATNGQNALSQIQTFQEVAGVTGLIMTKLDGTARGGVLVAAAEQFGLPIHAIGVGEKIDDLRPFDPDLVARVIAGVA is encoded by the coding sequence ATGAGCGAGACAAGCTGGTCTGACCGGCTTTTTGGCGGCTTTAAGAAAACGTCGGAGCGGCTTTCGGACAATCTCACCGGCGTTGTCGGCACGGCGAAGCTGGATGATGCGACGCTGGACGATGTCGAAGATGCGCTGATCCTATCCGACCTCGGGCCATCTGCCGCTGCGCGTATTCGCGCGAAACTGTCGGAAAAGCGCTTCGGCCTCGCGATCACCGAACAGGAACTCAAAGAAGCCGTCGCCGAAGAAATCGCGGAAATTCTGCGCCCGGTGGCAAAGCCGCTCGAAGTCACCGCCTTCCCCCGCCCGCAGGTGGTGCTGGTAATCGGCGTGAACGGCAGCGGAAAAACGACCACCATCGCCAAGCTGGCGCATCTGTTTCAGGAAGACGATTACGGCGTCATGCTGGCAGCGGGCGACACGTTTCGCGCAGCAGCTATCGGGCAGTTGAAGGTTTGGGCCGACCGGCTTGGCATTCCGATCATCAGCGGCGCAGAAGGCGGCGATCCGGCCAGCATCGTTTTCGACGCAGTCAAGGAAGCGACCGACACCGGTATCGACGCCTTGATCGTCGACACAGCTGGCCGCCTGCAAAACAAGCGCGAGCTGATGGACGAGCTCGCCAAGATCCGCCGCGTGCTGGGTAAGTTGAACGAAGAGTCCCCGCATGATGTTGTGCTGGTGCTCGATGCGACGAACGGCCAAAATGCTCTCAGCCAAATCCAGACCTTCCAGGAAGTTGCCGGAGTGACCGGCCTGATCATGACTAAGCTAGACGGCACCGCACGCGGCGGCGTTCTGGTAGCAGCGGCGGAGCAATTCGGCCTGCCGATCCACGCAATTGGTGTTGGCGAGAAAATTGACGATTTGCGGCCATTCGATCCCGATCTGGTGGCGCGTGTTATTGCAGGGGTGGCCTAA